The window GGACAAGAAGTACTTCGGCGGCGAGACCTTCGGCTTGGTCGACATCGCGCTCGTCCCCTTCACGGCCTGGTTCTACAGCTACGAGGCCTGCGCCAACTTGAGCACCGAGAAGGAGACCCCCAAGTTGGTGCCTTGGGCCAAGCGATGCAGGGAGAGGGAGAGCGTCTCCAAGTCTCTTCCGGACCCCCTCAAGGTCTACGAGTTTGTGTGCTTCCTGAAGAAGGTATATGGAATCGAGTAAGGTATGGCCTTAGTTGCAGCAACTGTTAGTCTACTGTGTTTGAACTATGCAGGATGGATGTGACAGTGTCGTTATGCTATCTGTTTTCTCCACGAATCTTCTTGAATAATTACAAAGACCGCATCTCGCCGCTTTGTTGCGACGATTTTGATTGTGGATGTCATAGATGTGGTCTTGTTCTCTGTGCTTGAACTATGATCGAACTGTGGTCTTGTGCTCTGTTTTCTCCCTGAATCCTCTTGAACTATGCACACAGTAGTCTATTCCCAGTGGTCTCAGCAAACTGCATCTTTGTTATGTTTGTGTATGGCAATAGATGTGGGGCAAGTTGTGGTCTTGCCCTCAGCTTCCTTACTTGATCCTTTAATGTTACAAGTCTATAGCCAGTGCTTACATCTACTTGACTGTCGTGGTTTCTTTAGCTACTTTGTGGCAGCACCTTTGTTCATGGCATGTGAATGGGCAATTGTGTCGACCAGAGTACATCGTCGGTGGTTTCAGCCACCGCCGCTTGTGGTTGTTCAGTTGCTTTCTTGCTGTAACTTCGTTTGTTGGATGACATAATATTATTAAGACTTTGGAGAATGGATTTGACTCTATCTTCATGAGCATCAAACAATATACAAAAATTATCTTCGTggaaaaaaaatacttaaattattTCTAAATTAAACTGACTGTGTTTAATCACAAATTATCGTTTCATGAATCAACTCGAGATCCGAACTATATTATCAATCAATCTCCAGATAAGTGACATCTAATTATTGGTTTTCGTCCTTTAGCCTTATGCCATGTGTCAGGTGGTGATATCCACAGAATCTAAGCCCGCCAATGAGCTTGCAATACGATGCCAATTACACTCGACCTTCAACAGATAACGGAAAGACATGGTGATCCACCATCCATGACTTccctgtcctcctcctcctctctatcTCTCCACTTGTCCTCGCTCCACCATGCCACTCCTTCACTTTCTCTGTGCCTCTTGCCCTGCCACCGCCCGGTTGATGGCAACCATGTCCACCAAGCCATCAGCGCTGAGCCCATCATACCCAACCAGCGGCAATGACTTCCCCCTCCCACTCCCGGACCTCCCCGCTCATGTCAGTGAGAAGATCCTGAGCCTGGAGGTGATGGGCGTCGACTCTGGCCGCGTCCTCGCCCTCAACCCTGCGCTCCGCGCCGCCACCCCCGACTCCATCCACTCCATCATCTCCTACCTCCTCTCCAAGGGCATCCACCACAAGGACCTCCCCCGGATCCTGGGCATGTGCCCCACGATCCTTACCTCCAGCATCCGCTCCGACCTCAGCCCCGTCTTCGCCTTCCTCTCTCGCGACCTCCGCGTCCCGGCCTCCCACATCCGGCGGATCATTAACAAGTGCCCCCGCCTGCTCGCCTCCAGCGTCCGTGACCAGCTCCGCCCCGCCCTCATCTACCTCCACCGGCTGGGCTTCAGGGACGCCCGCGTCCTGGCGTACCAGGAGCCCGTTCTCCTCGTCTCCAGCGTGGAGAAGACCTTGATCCCCAAGCTGCAGTACCTGGTGGGGCTGGGGCTATCCCGGGAGGAGGCGGTGGCCATGGTGCTCCGATGCCCGGGGCTGTTCACCTTCAGCATCGAGAACAACTTCAAGCCCAAGCACGAGTACCTCGTGATGGAGATGGGCGGAAGCCTGGAGGACCTCAAGGAGTTCCCCCAGTACTTTGCTTTCAGCTTGGAGAAAAGGATCAAGCCCAGGCACCAGCAGCTGAGGGAGAGTGGCGGCAATGTACCCTTATCAGTGATGCTGAAAAGCACTGATGAAGAGTTCAAGGAGCTGATACACAAGATGAACACATAGATTTTGCATTCTTTGCACCTTGTATATAAGCCAAATCCTCATCTTTTAGGAGTGTGGTTCTCCATCATATGCTCTTAGATTCTCAAGAAAACATGTAAACCGACCACAACCTTTACTGGTTTGTATGAACTACTACTGCAATTATTGCTGGGGTGAACTTGTTGCCAAGAGAAATAGTTCATTCTCGGCAGATGAAACCGTTGCCAAAACTTTGGACATCAGCAATCAAGCTCGACTCCGGTACACACAGTATCGCCTACTTAACCTCACTGCTTAAAGACTAGGTGTGCTTAGAAGCCAAGCACAGAAAGGAAATCACCAAATGGAGTATAATTTTGGTGTCCTACAGATCACTATGGAATTCGGTTTGTCCGATGATGCATACGACAGATACGTAAGAAATAATCTGATCACATATGCCCCGCATGATGTTGGTAAAGAAAGGATTTGAAATCCAAACTACTCTATACGAGAGAAAACACAAGCTCAGTAATCTAAAGGGTTGATTGGTTGATGAGCTGAACTGCTATTCACGAGGAAATAACGAAGGAAGGAGATTAATAGTACCATCATCCACAGTGCACATCCTTTACGGTACGTCGACGCCTCACCACCAATGAATACTGATGCCAGCCGCATCACAAGCATACGTGTTCTTCCCACCTCACTCCGCCGCTGCCGCAAGAGTCATGGCAAAGGCAAAGTAAAAGCCAGTTCAGCTAAACAGAACAAAACGAGGCCTGACACAAGCAGGGAACCAGGAAAGGAGAGTGAGAGAAGTACATGTGACGGCGGAGCTCTACTAGAGCTTCAAAGAAAGATCAAGCTCGGTCTGGCATCCGTCGGAGTTGGAGGCATCGGCCAAGAGCACTTGTGGAGGGTGGGAACCCCTCTGCCAGTTCAGAAGATCGATGGTCTCGTCTCCAGCGGCGTACGTTGCTCGGTTCCCGCTCGCAGTGGCCAGCTGCGGGTGGTCAGCGGCGAAGCGAGGCGGCCCAGGGGAGTTGAAGCTCTCACGCGGGACATACTTGGATCCGTGGGAGGCGATGGGAAACGGCGGCGTAGTCCACCCGCGGTGAGGAGAGACGAAATTGAAGGAGCTCCATCCAGCCATGGTCCTTCGTTTCTTGTGAGCATTCTGATGCCCCCCAAGGGCCTGGGACTTGAGGAACTTCTTGTTGCAGAAGTGGCAAGGGAAGAGCCTGACGTCCTGTGTCTCCCGGTCAAAGGAAGgcgaggaggaggaagccaaggTGCGTTGAAGATCAAGGGCTGTCTGTGGCGGTGACTGTGGCAACCTTCGGAGAGGAGATTCCATCCTGATCTTTGAAGCCTCTCCCATTCGGACTAGCAGTAGCATGCAAAGGGGATCATTAGTATGTGATATTTATGAAAAGTCTCATCACAAAACACAATTGCATATACACAAAAATCACAGTAGGAGACTGAACGTTATATCTGATAGGAGAGACGGATGAAATAATAAACACCACAGGATGTCTGAGATCAACCACCTTAGATATCTATGGATATGTGGATGAATATGTTCCAAGCCAACAAGTATGTCAGTTCAATAATATTAGAGATTCCTGTTTACACCACCATGTGAAAGATCATCTCTGCATGGATCGAGAATCCAATCGTGCACATAGAAAGGAACAGTTTGCAGGTAATCACAAGACACAAAAGGAAAAGGGAACAGAAATCACACAGGAAAGCCAACCATTGATCCAAAGAAACTGGTACTTCCTTT of the Musa acuminata AAA Group cultivar baxijiao chromosome BXJ2-10, Cavendish_Baxijiao_AAA, whole genome shotgun sequence genome contains:
- the LOC135624554 gene encoding transcription termination factor MTEF1, chloroplastic-like; amino-acid sequence: MPLLHFLCASCPATARLMATMSTKPSALSPSYPTSGNDFPLPLPDLPAHVSEKILSLEVMGVDSGRVLALNPALRAATPDSIHSIISYLLSKGIHHKDLPRILGMCPTILTSSIRSDLSPVFAFLSRDLRVPASHIRRIINKCPRLLASSVRDQLRPALIYLHRLGFRDARVLAYQEPVLLVSSVEKTLIPKLQYLVGLGLSREEAVAMVLRCPGLFTFSIENNFKPKHEYLVMEMGGSLEDLKEFPQYFAFSLEKRIKPRHQQLRESGGNVPLSVMLKSTDEEFKELIHKMNT
- the LOC135625672 gene encoding protein LATE FLOWERING-like gives rise to the protein MGEASKIRMESPLRRLPQSPPQTALDLQRTLASSSSPSFDRETQDVRLFPCHFCNKKFLKSQALGGHQNAHKKRRTMAGWSSFNFVSPHRGWTTPPFPIASHGSKYVPRESFNSPGPPRFAADHPQLATASGNRATYAAGDETIDLLNWQRGSHPPQVLLADASNSDGCQTELDLSLKL